A single genomic interval of Croceibacter atlanticus HTCC2559 harbors:
- a CDS encoding NUDIX domain-containing protein: MPKQEISITTDAVIFSTLSNTDYVLLIQRKNDPFKDEWALPGGFLETDETFETGAKRELKEETGLDVKALKQIGVFGAIGRDPRGRTISIAFVGTISSTPKVEAADDAKNAKWWPLNNLPNLAFDHSEIIAKALKAL, from the coding sequence ATGCCAAAACAAGAGATTAGCATTACTACAGATGCTGTAATTTTTTCTACATTATCCAATACAGATTATGTATTACTCATACAGCGTAAAAACGATCCGTTTAAAGATGAGTGGGCGCTTCCTGGAGGTTTTTTAGAAACAGATGAAACCTTTGAAACAGGAGCTAAACGAGAATTAAAAGAAGAAACAGGATTGGATGTAAAGGCTCTTAAACAAATAGGAGTTTTTGGAGCTATTGGCAGAGACCCAAGAGGACGAACTATTAGTATTGCTTTTGTAGGAACAATATCTAGCACTCCTAAAGTTGAAGCTGCAGACGATGCAAAAAATGCCAAATGGTGGCCTTTAAATAACCTTCCTAATTTGGCATTTGATCATTCTGAAATTATAGCAAAAGCTTTAAAAGCGCTATAA
- the hemB gene encoding porphobilinogen synthase, whose protein sequence is MYPLRRNRRLRTNASIRGLVRETMLSPNDFIVPLFITEGSGVKDEIASMPNYYRYSLDLLKAEVKSLWDLGLRSVLLFVKVPNNLKDNAGTEALNPDGLMQRAIKTVKDTCPDMIVMTDVALDPYSIFGHDGVVGDGQIINDDTNAILAEMSLSHAKAGADIVAPSDMMDGRIFEIRSLLEDEGFHNTGIMSYSAKYASAFYGPFRDALASAPVDVKDVPKDKQSYQMDPANRDEAIKETIMDVQEGADIVMVKPGLCYLDIVRDVKEAVDVPVAVYQVSGEYAMLKAAAEKGWLDHDAVMLEQLVSIKRAGANMIASYFAKDAVKLL, encoded by the coding sequence AGATTAAGAACTAACGCATCTATTAGAGGATTAGTTAGAGAAACCATGCTTTCACCTAATGATTTTATTGTACCGCTTTTTATTACTGAAGGCTCTGGCGTAAAAGATGAAATAGCATCTATGCCAAATTATTACAGATATAGCTTAGATCTTTTAAAAGCAGAAGTAAAGTCGCTTTGGGATTTAGGATTGCGTTCTGTGCTTTTATTTGTTAAAGTTCCCAATAACTTAAAAGACAATGCAGGAACAGAAGCATTAAATCCAGATGGACTAATGCAACGCGCCATAAAGACCGTAAAAGATACATGTCCAGATATGATTGTTATGACAGATGTGGCGTTAGACCCATATTCAATTTTTGGTCATGATGGTGTTGTGGGTGATGGCCAAATAATAAACGACGACACCAATGCAATTTTGGCAGAAATGTCTTTATCTCATGCTAAAGCAGGTGCAGATATAGTTGCACCAAGTGATATGATGGATGGACGTATTTTCGAGATTCGTAGCTTGTTAGAAGATGAAGGTTTTCATAATACCGGTATTATGAGTTATTCGGCTAAATATGCCTCTGCATTTTATGGACCATTTAGAGACGCTTTGGCATCTGCTCCTGTAGATGTAAAAGATGTTCCTAAGGATAAACAAAGTTACCAAATGGATCCAGCGAATAGAGACGAAGCCATTAAGGAAACTATTATGGACGTACAAGAAGGTGCAGATATCGTTATGGTAAAACCGGGACTTTGTTACTTAGATATTGTAAGAGATGTAAAAGAAGCGGTTGATGTACCTGTAGCTGTATACCAAGTAAGTGGAGAATATGCTATGCTTAAGGCTGCCGCAGAAAAAGGATGGCTGGATCATGATGCTGTAATGTTAGAGCAGTTAGTATCAATTAAACGAGCTGGCGCAAATATGATTGCTAGCTATTTTGCCAAAGATGCAGTAAAACTTTTATAG
- a CDS encoding type II secretion system protein GspG produces the protein MIELILSILADFGLIREDYKHQKRISKKEREDGTKRPIQKYFMQPSALILIAVLIIGSISAILFFTYQRTSVFPDKTKKEIHEMSKRMENWNEKLGKYPKELNELIGNSPIRQGWKKDAWNREYQFEITNNGKGFLITSAGSDGKFKTEDDIKSQ, from the coding sequence ATGATTGAATTAATACTTTCGATTTTAGCAGATTTTGGACTGATTCGCGAAGATTATAAACACCAAAAGCGGATAAGTAAAAAAGAAAGAGAAGACGGTACTAAAAGACCGATTCAAAAATATTTTATGCAACCGAGTGCATTAATTTTAATTGCTGTTTTAATTATAGGAAGTATAAGTGCAATTCTATTTTTTACTTACCAAAGGACATCAGTATTTCCAGATAAAACGAAAAAAGAAATACATGAAATGAGTAAGAGAATGGAAAACTGGAATGAAAAGCTCGGGAAATATCCAAAGGAACTGAACGAATTAATCGGAAATAGTCCTATTAGACAAGGTTGGAAAAAAGATGCGTGGAATCGAGAATATCAGTTTGAAATAACAAATAATGGCAAAGGATTTTTAATTACATCTGCTGGTTCTGATGGCAAATTTAAAACTGAAGATGACATTAAATCGCAATAA
- a CDS encoding DUF4382 domain-containing protein, producing the protein MKYVIKISLIMLAVIFLACNEDDSSSEEPARLSVKLVDAPGDYDAVFVDVQDVVVKYNGNLDDEDDVVIGDVNSGIYNLLELTGGASVLLVDDNIPAGNISQIRLILGTNNSVVVDGETFPLSTPSAQQSGLKIQVNETLEGGIFYEFILDFDADKSIVNQGNGGYSLKPVIRASTVAESGAISGTVNPSDFQTEVIAVSGELEITTYTDATGNFVLSGVPNGVYIVSINPDPESGFESQTFVDVEVVNGEVTSIGNVEL; encoded by the coding sequence ATGAAATATGTAATTAAAATAAGCTTGATAATGTTAGCTGTTATCTTTTTAGCTTGTAATGAAGATGACTCTTCAAGTGAAGAACCAGCTAGATTAAGTGTTAAGTTAGTTGATGCTCCTGGTGATTATGATGCTGTGTTTGTAGATGTACAAGACGTTGTTGTAAAATATAACGGTAATTTAGATGATGAAGACGATGTTGTAATAGGTGACGTAAATTCTGGTATTTACAACTTATTAGAACTTACTGGTGGAGCTAGCGTATTATTAGTTGATGATAATATACCTGCAGGGAACATAAGTCAGATACGATTAATTTTGGGCACAAACAACTCTGTTGTTGTAGATGGAGAAACATTTCCTTTGAGTACACCAAGTGCACAACAATCTGGATTAAAAATACAGGTAAATGAAACTTTAGAAGGTGGTATTTTTTATGAGTTTATTTTAGATTTTGATGCAGATAAGTCTATCGTAAATCAAGGTAATGGAGGCTATAGTTTAAAGCCAGTCATAAGAGCATCTACAGTAGCGGAAAGTGGTGCAATTTCAGGAACAGTAAACCCAAGTGACTTTCAAACAGAAGTTATAGCGGTTTCAGGCGAATTAGAGATTACTACATATACAGATGCTACAGGTAATTTTGTTTTAAGCGGCGTTCCAAATGGTGTTTATATAGTATCGATAAACCCAGATCCAGAATCAGGATTTGAATCACAAACTTTTGTTGATGTTGAGGTGGTTAATGGTGAGGTTACATCTATAGGTAATGTAGAGCTTTAA
- a CDS encoding 3'-5' exonuclease gives MISKLNLEHILFLDIETVPEYKQWSELDDDTKLLWETKTQYQRKDEFTPEDFYDRAGIWAEFGKIVCISVGYFKIQGDSRQFRTTSFHGDEPKILRDFKGLLESHFNRPHHLLCAHNGKEFDFPFIARRMIIHHIELPFKLNLFGKKPWEIPHLDTLELWKFGDYKHYTSLKLLTKILGIPSPKDDIDGSQVRDVFYNEKDVDRIIIYCEKDTVSVAQIFLRLRNEELLHDSEVLSV, from the coding sequence ATGATTTCTAAGCTTAATCTTGAGCACATTTTATTTTTAGATATTGAAACTGTACCAGAGTATAAACAGTGGAGTGAGTTAGATGATGATACAAAATTACTTTGGGAAACTAAAACTCAATACCAACGTAAAGACGAGTTTACACCAGAAGACTTTTATGATCGTGCAGGTATTTGGGCAGAATTTGGTAAGATAGTTTGCATATCTGTAGGATATTTTAAAATTCAAGGTGACAGCAGGCAGTTTAGAACAACCTCTTTTCACGGAGATGAACCAAAAATATTAAGAGATTTTAAGGGGCTTTTAGAATCTCATTTTAATAGACCTCATCATTTGCTTTGTGCTCATAACGGTAAAGAATTTGACTTTCCCTTTATTGCTCGCCGTATGATAATACATCATATCGAGCTGCCATTTAAACTTAATTTATTTGGAAAAAAACCTTGGGAAATACCACATCTAGATACATTGGAACTTTGGAAATTTGGGGATTACAAACATTATACGTCTCTAAAATTACTTACCAAAATATTAGGGATTCCTTCACCTAAAGATGATATTGATGGTAGCCAGGTTCGTGATGTTTTCTATAATGAAAAAGATGTTGATCGTATTATTATATACTGTGAAAAAGACACCGTTTCTGTAGCCCAAATATTCTTAAGATTAAGAAATGAAGAGCTTTTGCATGACTCAGAGGTACTTTCAGTTTAA
- a CDS encoding CNNM domain-containing protein, whose amino-acid sequence MTLLIIYAVVSIFFSFLCSILEAALLSVTPTFIKIKTKEGKGYAQTLAEFKKDIDKPLIAILTLNTVAHTVGAILVGVQAEKAFGSGNNSVGIVSAIMTVLILVVSEIIPKTIGATYWKSLGNFTAKFLKLIMFPLKYTGILWILTLTTKLIGKSAHVSTMSREEFMAITDAAEEEGVFEENETTVIKNLLVFKSVEAKDVMTPFSVAIIEDETKTIEEFYQEHKHLKFSRIPVYKEKTNNITGFILKDDVLEEMLDNKGPDALSTLRRDILMTSNNTPIPELFEFFVEKRAHIAMVSDEYGNSVGIVTMEDIIETLLGLEIMDESDRVEDMQELARKNWENRAKRMGLLESKKANEDGSSKA is encoded by the coding sequence ATGACATTACTCATAATTTACGCGGTAGTTTCTATCTTTTTTTCGTTTTTATGCTCGATTTTAGAAGCAGCTCTTTTAAGTGTTACACCAACATTTATTAAAATTAAAACTAAAGAAGGGAAAGGCTACGCACAAACTCTGGCAGAGTTTAAAAAAGATATAGACAAGCCATTAATAGCCATCTTAACATTAAATACCGTAGCGCATACGGTTGGTGCCATCTTGGTAGGTGTGCAAGCAGAAAAGGCTTTTGGAAGTGGAAATAATTCTGTAGGTATTGTGTCTGCAATTATGACGGTATTAATTCTTGTTGTTTCAGAAATAATTCCTAAAACCATTGGTGCTACCTATTGGAAAAGCTTAGGAAACTTTACAGCAAAGTTCTTAAAGCTTATTATGTTTCCGTTAAAATATACGGGTATACTTTGGATTCTTACACTTACCACAAAACTTATTGGAAAATCTGCGCACGTAAGTACAATGTCCAGAGAAGAGTTTATGGCTATTACAGACGCCGCTGAAGAAGAAGGCGTTTTTGAAGAAAATGAAACCACTGTAATTAAAAATTTATTGGTCTTTAAGTCTGTTGAAGCTAAAGATGTAATGACACCATTTTCTGTAGCTATTATTGAAGATGAAACAAAGACTATCGAAGAGTTTTACCAAGAACACAAGCATTTAAAATTTTCTAGAATTCCTGTTTATAAAGAGAAAACTAATAACATTACTGGTTTTATTCTTAAAGATGATGTGCTAGAGGAAATGTTAGACAACAAAGGACCAGACGCTTTATCTACATTAAGGCGTGATATCTTAATGACTTCTAACAACACACCGATACCAGAACTTTTTGAATTTTTTGTTGAGAAACGCGCACATATTGCCATGGTATCAGATGAATATGGTAATTCTGTAGGGATTGTAACCATGGAAGATATTATTGAAACGCTTTTAGGTCTAGAAATTATGGATGAGAGTGACCGTGTGGAAGATATGCAGGAGCTAGCTAGAAAAAACTGGGAAAACCGCGCAAAACGTATGGGATTATTAGAGTCTAAAAAAGCTAATGAAGATGGATCCTCTAAAGCTTAA
- a CDS encoding methylated-DNA--[protein]-cysteine S-methyltransferase: MDPLKLNKLDEAIISSPLGAIQVLGDENGVQSILFLEDAKPFTEDIPKSLSIAVQELTDYFTKKTKDFTFKLNPQGTEFQQKVWQQLCTIPFSKTSSYLDMAKALGDPKVIRAAASANGKNPISIVIPCHRVIGSDGSMTGYAGGIWRKEWLLNHESAVTQGTLF, encoded by the coding sequence ATGGATCCTCTAAAGCTTAATAAATTAGATGAAGCTATTATTAGTTCTCCTCTAGGTGCTATTCAAGTTTTAGGAGATGAAAATGGCGTACAGTCTATTTTATTTTTAGAAGATGCCAAACCCTTTACCGAAGATATTCCCAAAAGCTTATCCATAGCCGTACAAGAGCTTACAGATTACTTTACCAAGAAAACTAAAGATTTTACTTTTAAATTAAACCCTCAAGGCACAGAGTTTCAACAGAAGGTGTGGCAACAACTGTGTACAATTCCGTTTTCTAAAACATCATCTTATTTAGATATGGCGAAAGCTTTGGGTGACCCAAAAGTAATTCGTGCCGCAGCTAGTGCTAATGGTAAGAATCCTATATCTATAGTAATTCCGTGTCATCGGGTTATAGGTAGTGATGGTAGTATGACCGGTTATGCTGGTGGCATTTGGCGTAAAGAATGGCTACTAAATCACGAAAGTGCTGTTACACAAGGTACATTGTTTTAA
- a CDS encoding serine hydrolase domain-containing protein produces the protein MKFLKSVFKGILLIIGLAIVLLYIFDYDYILKGVRVVYLTGHTTAFIDDAKYFDNRLIEAENPQDWPKHKLYNQATPTTTLNEINDRLGTIAYVIIKNDSIWYEDYAESYSDTSKTNSFSMAKSITVTLLGKAIRDGFITGLDQPVADFFPKFNTDLGKEMTVGDLASMSSGLNWDESYSSPFSLTARSYYDTNIRDVILGLNVVENPGESYKYLSGNTQLLGMVIEKATNQTLTDYLQESFWTPMESFEDATWQLDSEDSGMEKSYCCIASNAKDFARFGKLYKDKGAWNGEQLLDSSFVSTAIEPRFKDSPEYGYGFWLSNHLGKDIFAMRGILGQYVITIPEDNVIIVRLGHKRGQFVDKPFTQDFYTYIEEAYSMMAEH, from the coding sequence ATGAAATTTTTAAAATCTGTTTTTAAAGGGATACTGCTAATTATTGGTTTGGCCATAGTACTACTCTATATCTTTGATTATGATTATATCCTTAAAGGTGTTCGCGTTGTTTACCTAACTGGCCATACAACTGCTTTTATAGATGATGCTAAGTATTTTGACAATAGGTTAATTGAGGCAGAAAACCCTCAAGATTGGCCTAAACACAAGCTATACAATCAAGCAACACCAACAACAACCTTAAATGAAATAAACGATAGATTAGGAACCATAGCGTATGTCATTATAAAAAATGATAGTATTTGGTATGAGGACTATGCTGAAAGCTATTCAGACACTTCTAAAACCAATAGCTTTTCAATGGCTAAAAGTATTACCGTAACACTTTTAGGCAAAGCCATCCGAGATGGTTTTATTACTGGTTTAGACCAACCTGTAGCAGATTTCTTTCCAAAGTTTAATACAGACCTAGGCAAAGAAATGACCGTAGGAGATTTGGCGTCTATGTCTTCTGGGCTAAATTGGGACGAGAGTTACTCAAGTCCATTTTCCTTAACCGCAAGATCGTATTATGACACTAATATAAGAGATGTAATTTTAGGGTTAAATGTTGTTGAAAACCCAGGTGAATCCTATAAATACCTAAGTGGTAACACACAGCTTTTAGGAATGGTAATAGAAAAAGCGACCAACCAAACACTAACAGACTATTTGCAAGAAAGTTTCTGGACACCAATGGAAAGTTTTGAAGATGCAACCTGGCAATTAGATAGTGAAGACTCTGGAATGGAAAAATCATATTGTTGCATTGCAAGCAACGCTAAAGATTTTGCCCGCTTTGGTAAACTTTATAAAGACAAAGGTGCCTGGAACGGAGAACAGCTGTTAGATTCATCTTTTGTTAGCACTGCAATCGAGCCAAGATTTAAAGACAGTCCTGAATACGGTTATGGATTTTGGTTAAGTAACCATTTGGGAAAAGATATTTTTGCAATGCGCGGTATTTTAGGGCAGTATGTAATAACTATACCAGAAGATAATGTCATCATTGTTCGCTTAGGTCATAAACGTGGGCAGTTTGTAGATAAACCATTTACCCAAGATTTTTATACTTACATAGAAGAAGCCTACAGCATGATGGCCGAACATTAA